In Synechococcus sp. RS9909, one genomic interval encodes:
- a CDS encoding metal ABC transporter ATP-binding protein: MGERQRGKQVDAERSGVARIDADQLCVDYNGSVALYDASLHLPPGCICGLVGMNGAGKSTLFKALTGFLRPSRGRIRINGLQVSEAQREQAVAYVPQNEGIDCAFPVSVWDVVMMGRYGGMNLLRIPSQADRVAVREALSRVDLLDLRHRPIGALSGGQRKRAFLARAIAQGASVLLLDEPFNGVDVRTEKLMAELFFQFRREGRTILISTHDLSHVRDFCDLVVLINKTVLAYGETSEVFTPENLSLAFGGLPPDLLTGHSSDEPPA, encoded by the coding sequence ATGGGGGAGCGGCAGCGCGGCAAACAGGTTGATGCGGAGCGTTCGGGCGTGGCTCGCATCGACGCCGATCAGCTCTGCGTGGACTACAACGGCAGCGTTGCCCTTTATGACGCATCGCTGCATTTGCCCCCTGGCTGCATCTGCGGCTTGGTGGGGATGAATGGCGCTGGCAAATCCACCTTGTTCAAGGCACTCACAGGTTTTCTTCGGCCCAGTCGGGGCCGGATCCGGATCAATGGCCTGCAGGTGAGCGAAGCCCAGCGAGAACAGGCCGTGGCCTACGTGCCCCAGAACGAGGGGATCGATTGCGCCTTTCCTGTGTCGGTGTGGGATGTGGTGATGATGGGGCGGTATGGCGGCATGAATCTGCTGCGGATTCCCAGCCAGGCCGATCGGGTGGCCGTGCGTGAGGCCCTGAGCCGGGTGGATCTGCTCGATCTGCGCCATCGCCCGATCGGTGCCCTCTCCGGCGGACAGCGCAAGCGGGCCTTTCTGGCCCGGGCCATCGCCCAGGGGGCTTCGGTGCTGCTGCTGGATGAGCCGTTCAACGGTGTGGATGTGCGCACCGAGAAACTGATGGCCGAACTGTTTTTTCAGTTCCGCCGCGAGGGGCGCACGATCCTGATTTCCACCCACGATCTCAGCCATGTGCGCGATTTCTGCGACCTGGTGGTGCTGATCAACAAAACCGTGCTCGCCTACGGCGAGACCTCGGAGGTGTTCACGCCGGAGAACCTCTCCCTCGCCTTCGGTGGCTTGCCTCCGGATCTGCTCACCGGTCACAGTTCCGATGAGCCCCCCGCCTGA
- a CDS encoding Zn-dependent hydrolase → MTLLQTLPTAEMHGQAGQGRIEPNSLRLLASLESMAEVGGQEDGSVCRRGFTPADRQGRELFSSWLLEAGLTVRVDAAGNLIGRLEGTEPSLPALMTGSHLDTVPTGGRYDGALGVLAGLEVVRCLGERGLRLRHPLEVVVFADEESTMVGCKGMAGVAPADPDAYATSNGESIERNLASIGGDWHALPQARRDDQAIAAFLELHVEQGGVLENRGDLIGVVEGVVGQRRFTIRVEGQANHAGTTPMDRRQDALVAAAQVVLAVERLASDHPGDPVATVGRLDVWPNAANVVSGAVTLTVDMRDLDATVLDALEAGLEQALEQIRARSGCRLAMEPQFAVAPTPADPTVMAAIRQAAERFGLPSSRLPSRASHDAQEIGRRWPMGMIFVPSHRGLSHSAAEFTSLDQCQAGTAVLLESLRLLDRSLHPAP, encoded by the coding sequence TTGACCCTGCTGCAAACGCTCCCCACTGCTGAGATGCACGGTCAGGCCGGGCAGGGTCGCATTGAACCAAACAGCTTGCGCTTGCTCGCCAGCCTGGAATCGATGGCGGAAGTGGGTGGTCAGGAGGATGGTTCCGTCTGCCGTCGCGGTTTCACCCCTGCCGATCGCCAGGGGCGTGAACTGTTCAGCTCCTGGTTGCTGGAGGCCGGCTTGACGGTGCGGGTTGATGCGGCCGGCAACCTGATCGGTCGCCTCGAGGGCACCGAACCCAGCTTGCCCGCCCTGATGACCGGCTCCCATCTCGACACGGTGCCCACGGGTGGACGCTACGACGGCGCCCTGGGGGTGCTGGCCGGTCTGGAGGTGGTGCGCTGCCTGGGGGAGCGGGGCCTCCGCCTGCGCCATCCGCTGGAAGTGGTGGTGTTCGCCGATGAGGAGTCCACGATGGTGGGCTGCAAGGGAATGGCCGGTGTTGCCCCTGCCGACCCTGACGCCTATGCCACCAGCAATGGCGAATCGATCGAGCGCAATCTCGCCAGCATCGGTGGCGATTGGCATGCCCTGCCCCAGGCTCGCCGCGACGATCAGGCGATCGCAGCCTTTTTGGAGCTGCACGTGGAACAGGGGGGCGTGCTTGAGAATCGCGGTGACCTGATCGGCGTGGTGGAGGGGGTGGTCGGACAGCGCCGCTTCACGATTCGGGTGGAGGGTCAGGCCAACCATGCCGGCACCACCCCGATGGACCGGCGTCAGGACGCCCTGGTGGCGGCCGCCCAGGTGGTGCTGGCGGTGGAGCGCCTGGCTTCGGACCATCCCGGCGACCCCGTGGCCACCGTCGGTCGGCTCGATGTGTGGCCCAATGCGGCCAATGTGGTGTCGGGTGCGGTGACGCTCACGGTCGACATGCGCGATCTCGATGCCACGGTGCTCGATGCACTCGAAGCCGGCCTTGAGCAGGCCCTCGAGCAGATCCGTGCTCGCTCCGGCTGCCGCCTGGCGATGGAACCCCAGTTCGCGGTGGCCCCAACCCCGGCTGACCCCACCGTGATGGCAGCGATCCGCCAGGCCGCCGAACGGTTTGGCCTGCCCAGCAGCCGTCTGCCCAGCCGGGCCAGTCACGATGCCCAGGAGATCGGTCGTCGCTGGCCGATGGGCATGATCTTTGTGCCCAGCCATCGGGGCCTGAGCCATTCCGCCGCTGAATTCACCAGCCTGGATCAGTGCCAGGCAGGCACTGCCGTCTTGCTGGAAAGCCTGCGTCTGCTCGACCGCAGCCTGCATCCGGCGCCATGA
- a CDS encoding metal ABC transporter substrate-binding protein — MRACVGGVGSALLRLGGAAALALLVACAGPRSTPPQEADGRPRVLTTFTVLADMARQVAGDRLVVQSITRIGAEVHGYEPTPSDMERAAGADLIVENGFGLERWAKRYIAAAGNVPTVTLSQGMEPLLIASDAAAGQANPHAWMSPRRAQSYVDRLVDAFSQLDPEGQATYQQNGTAYKQRLQALDQELRVALATIPPQQRVLVSCEGAFSYLAHDYGLEEAYLWPVNAESQITPRRMVQLIETVRSRQVPAVFCETTVSDKAQREVARASGARFGGSFYVDSLSEPEGPAPTLIDLQRHNVKLLLDGLKGSNLPG, encoded by the coding sequence ATGAGGGCGTGCGTTGGAGGGGTGGGATCGGCCTTGCTTCGCCTGGGGGGCGCCGCTGCTCTGGCGTTGCTTGTCGCCTGTGCTGGCCCGCGATCAACCCCGCCGCAGGAGGCGGACGGTCGCCCGCGTGTGCTCACCACCTTCACCGTGCTGGCCGACATGGCGCGGCAGGTGGCCGGTGATCGCCTCGTGGTGCAATCGATCACCCGGATCGGTGCGGAGGTGCATGGCTATGAACCCACTCCCAGCGACATGGAGCGGGCCGCCGGGGCGGATCTGATTGTGGAGAACGGCTTCGGGCTGGAGCGCTGGGCGAAGCGCTACATCGCCGCGGCCGGCAATGTGCCCACGGTGACCCTCTCGCAGGGGATGGAGCCGCTGCTGATCGCTTCGGATGCCGCTGCAGGCCAAGCCAACCCCCATGCCTGGATGTCGCCCCGTCGGGCCCAGAGCTATGTGGACCGCCTGGTGGACGCGTTCAGCCAACTGGATCCCGAAGGACAAGCCACGTATCAGCAGAACGGAACGGCCTACAAGCAGCGCCTGCAGGCGCTGGATCAGGAGCTGCGTGTGGCCCTGGCCACCATTCCGCCCCAGCAACGGGTGCTGGTGAGCTGCGAAGGCGCCTTCAGCTATCTCGCCCATGACTATGGCCTTGAGGAGGCCTACCTCTGGCCAGTGAATGCGGAGAGTCAGATCACGCCCCGCCGGATGGTGCAGTTGATCGAGACCGTGCGCTCGCGCCAGGTGCCGGCGGTGTTCTGTGAAACCACAGTGAGCGACAAGGCGCAGCGGGAGGTGGCCCGGGCCAGCGGTGCCCGCTTCGGTGGCAGTTTCTACGTCGATTCCCTGTCGGAACCCGAAGGACCAGCCCCCACCTTGATCGATCTGCAGCGCCACAACGTCAAGCTGCTGCTCGACGGGCTGAAGGGATCAAATCTGCCAGGATGA
- a CDS encoding glutamine synthetase III produces the protein MPSAARLQAYQQIQQRQPVAVEASQPLATSWADDVFTLERMKGALPKAVFKSIQRSIRQGSKLDLSVADAVAQAMKEWATAHGALYYAHVFYPLTNLTAEKHDGFISPQSDGSAISEFSGKLLVQGEPDGSSFPNGGIRSTFEARGYTAWDVTSPAYLMRTPNGVTLCIPTVFVSWTGEALDKKTPLLRSNAAMDQQARRLLQLLGEAEIAPVNSSCGAEQEYFLVDEAFAALRPDLRLAGRTLYGAPPAKGQQFDDHYFGAIPERVQVFMQDVEQQLYRLGIPAKTRHNEVAPGQFEIAPFHEAANVATDHQQLIMTVLRSTAKRHGFTCLLHEKPFAGVNGSGKHVNWSVGNSTQGNLLDPGDTPHQNLQFLLFCAAVIRGVHRFGPLMRTAIATASNDHRLGANEAPPAIISVYLGSQLEDVFSQIQSGSLSGSATKALMSLGIDTLPELNRDPGDRNRTSPFAFTGNRFEFRAVGSGQSVAGPLVVLNTILADSIAWVADQLEDLLKAGSSLEEAGFQVIKRTMDDHGAVVFGGDGYSSEWHHKAVEERGLENLRTTADALPVLHRPEIRELFERQGVLSPVELESRFEVYAEQYVLAIEVEARLALRLARTQVLPAVMAYQRTLTEVMLEQKHLHQPVTPEIPATIAEGIGIVSSRSTDLERAIKSLPESDPIAQMRYCADTLLPLMEALRGAVDGLEELVDDNLWPLPTYEEMLFMR, from the coding sequence ATGCCCTCAGCTGCGCGCCTTCAGGCTTATCAACAGATTCAGCAACGCCAACCGGTTGCCGTGGAGGCCTCCCAGCCCCTCGCCACCAGCTGGGCCGACGATGTGTTCACCCTGGAGCGGATGAAGGGTGCCCTGCCCAAGGCGGTGTTCAAGTCGATCCAGCGTTCGATCCGTCAGGGCAGCAAACTCGACCTCTCCGTGGCTGATGCCGTCGCCCAGGCGATGAAGGAATGGGCCACCGCCCACGGGGCGCTGTATTACGCCCACGTGTTTTACCCGCTCACCAATCTCACCGCGGAGAAACACGACGGATTCATTTCACCGCAATCGGATGGCTCGGCGATCAGCGAATTCTCCGGCAAGTTGCTGGTGCAGGGCGAACCGGATGGGTCGTCGTTTCCCAATGGCGGCATTCGCTCCACCTTTGAAGCCCGCGGTTACACCGCCTGGGATGTCACCAGCCCCGCCTATCTGATGCGCACACCGAATGGGGTGACGCTCTGCATTCCCACCGTGTTCGTGAGCTGGACCGGGGAAGCCCTCGACAAAAAAACACCCCTGCTGCGCTCCAATGCGGCGATGGATCAGCAGGCGCGCCGGCTTCTGCAGCTGCTGGGCGAAGCCGAGATCGCACCCGTGAATTCCAGCTGCGGTGCGGAGCAGGAGTATTTCCTGGTTGACGAAGCCTTTGCCGCCCTGCGCCCCGACCTGCGCCTCGCCGGTCGCACCCTTTACGGCGCTCCGCCAGCGAAAGGGCAGCAGTTTGACGACCACTATTTCGGGGCGATCCCGGAGCGGGTGCAGGTGTTCATGCAAGACGTGGAGCAACAGCTCTATCGCCTCGGCATCCCGGCCAAAACCCGTCACAACGAGGTGGCGCCGGGGCAGTTTGAAATCGCGCCGTTCCACGAAGCGGCCAATGTGGCCACCGATCACCAGCAGCTGATCATGACCGTGCTGCGCAGCACGGCCAAACGCCATGGCTTCACCTGCCTGCTGCACGAAAAACCGTTTGCGGGCGTGAACGGCAGTGGCAAACACGTGAACTGGTCGGTGGGGAACAGCACCCAGGGCAACCTGCTCGACCCCGGCGACACCCCGCATCAGAACCTGCAGTTTCTGCTCTTCTGCGCCGCGGTGATCCGGGGTGTCCACCGCTTCGGCCCCCTGATGCGTACGGCGATCGCCACCGCCAGCAACGATCACCGCCTCGGTGCCAACGAGGCCCCGCCGGCGATCATTTCGGTGTATCTCGGCAGCCAGCTCGAGGATGTGTTCTCCCAGATTCAGAGCGGCTCCCTGAGTGGATCGGCGACCAAGGCGTTGATGTCGTTGGGGATCGACACCCTGCCCGAACTCAACCGTGATCCGGGCGATCGCAACCGCACCTCCCCCTTCGCCTTCACCGGCAACCGCTTCGAATTCCGCGCCGTCGGCTCCGGCCAGTCCGTGGCCGGGCCCCTGGTGGTGCTGAACACGATCCTGGCCGATTCGATCGCCTGGGTGGCCGACCAGCTGGAGGATCTTCTCAAGGCCGGCTCCTCCCTGGAGGAAGCGGGCTTCCAGGTGATCAAACGCACCATGGACGATCACGGTGCCGTGGTGTTCGGCGGCGATGGCTACTCAAGCGAATGGCATCACAAAGCCGTGGAGGAACGCGGGCTGGAGAACCTGCGCACCACCGCCGATGCCCTGCCGGTGCTGCATCGCCCCGAGATCCGCGAGCTGTTCGAGCGTCAGGGGGTGCTGAGCCCGGTGGAACTGGAAAGCCGCTTCGAGGTGTATGCCGAGCAATACGTGCTGGCGATCGAAGTGGAGGCCCGGCTGGCGTTGCGTCTCGCCCGCACCCAGGTGCTGCCGGCGGTGATGGCCTATCAACGCACGCTCACGGAAGTGATGCTGGAGCAGAAGCACCTGCACCAACCGGTCACACCGGAGATCCCGGCCACGATCGCCGAGGGGATCGGCATCGTGAGCAGCCGATCCACCGACCTCGAGCGGGCGATCAAGAGCCTGCCTGAAAGCGATCCCATCGCCCAGATGCGCTACTGCGCCGACACCCTGCTGCCCCTGATGGAGGCACTGCGCGGTGCGGTGGATGGCCTGGAAGAGCTGGTGGATGACAACCTCTGGCCCCTTCCCACCTACGAGGAGATGCTCTTCATGCGCTGA
- a CDS encoding urea transporter: MAQPFLAPGIAWALVVIFSVLWIALGVSWGRKGKGDADDYMLAGRNIGLALSTATLMASWVTGNTTLLAPEFGYRNGLWGMVSYALAGLGLILFAPLALRIKQLMPAGRTSGDFFRLRYGRAAWWVFMVITAVYTLGFLMTQAMGAGILLEALSGFDYRLGMVVVIGVSTIYTLYGGMRAVVGTDFIQSLLIMVLLVVVAVLAFRQFPVPEVHRELVASHPGRLNLLLPAGLLIAWNSALFSMGEVFHNNIWWSRVFASRPSVVFRSFVFGGLAWMTVPVVTGSIGLVALAQAIELPQVNMVFPVVASQLLGAGGAAMVFVVVFASLTSTLDSLLASTADLVAEDVVFKLLNPQLSDAELKRATRLVVIGLGVVTLALSWPRLDSLASVLFFTGALVASTIWPVAYGLYWRSANRVAAIAAMVAGSVCGLLAYTLIAPYCAALISAAVSALVMAVGTQLWPERFSWHILKEG; the protein is encoded by the coding sequence ATGGCCCAACCCTTTCTGGCGCCAGGGATCGCCTGGGCTCTGGTGGTGATCTTCTCCGTGCTCTGGATCGCCCTCGGCGTGTCCTGGGGGCGGAAGGGCAAGGGTGACGCCGATGACTACATGCTGGCGGGGCGGAATATCGGCCTGGCCTTGAGCACCGCCACCCTGATGGCCTCCTGGGTGACCGGCAACACCACCCTGCTGGCGCCCGAATTCGGCTACCGCAACGGGCTCTGGGGCATGGTCAGCTACGCCCTGGCCGGCTTGGGCCTGATCCTGTTCGCCCCGCTGGCCCTGCGCATCAAGCAGCTGATGCCCGCCGGTCGCACCAGCGGCGATTTCTTCCGGCTGCGTTACGGCCGGGCGGCCTGGTGGGTGTTCATGGTGATCACGGCGGTCTACACCCTCGGCTTCCTGATGACCCAGGCGATGGGGGCGGGGATCCTGCTGGAGGCCTTATCGGGTTTCGATTACCGCCTCGGCATGGTGGTGGTGATCGGCGTCTCCACGATCTACACCCTCTATGGCGGCATGCGTGCTGTGGTGGGCACCGATTTCATTCAGTCGTTGCTGATCATGGTGCTCCTGGTGGTGGTGGCCGTGCTCGCCTTTCGCCAGTTCCCCGTGCCGGAGGTGCATCGCGAATTGGTGGCCAGCCATCCCGGCCGCCTCAACCTGCTGCTTCCCGCCGGTCTGTTGATCGCCTGGAATTCGGCCCTCTTCTCGATGGGTGAGGTGTTTCACAACAACATCTGGTGGTCGCGGGTGTTCGCAAGCCGCCCCTCGGTGGTGTTTCGCTCGTTTGTGTTCGGTGGCCTCGCCTGGATGACCGTTCCCGTGGTGACCGGCTCGATCGGGCTGGTGGCGCTGGCCCAGGCGATTGAGCTGCCCCAGGTGAACATGGTGTTCCCCGTGGTGGCCTCCCAGCTGCTGGGCGCCGGCGGCGCGGCGATGGTGTTTGTTGTGGTGTTCGCCTCGCTCACCTCCACGCTGGATTCCCTGCTCGCCTCCACGGCCGATCTGGTGGCTGAGGATGTGGTGTTCAAACTGCTCAACCCCCAGCTCAGCGATGCCGAGCTCAAACGCGCGACCCGGCTGGTGGTGATCGGCCTCGGGGTCGTCACCCTGGCGCTCTCCTGGCCGCGGCTGGATTCGCTCGCCTCGGTGCTGTTCTTCACCGGTGCCCTGGTGGCCTCCACGATCTGGCCGGTGGCCTATGGCCTCTACTGGCGCAGTGCCAATCGCGTCGCCGCCATCGCTGCGATGGTGGCGGGAAGTGTGTGCGGCCTCCTGGCTTACACCCTGATCGCGCCTTACTGCGCTGCGTTGATTTCCGCGGCGGTGTCGGCCCTGGTGATGGCGGTGGGCACCCAGCTGTGGCCGGAGCGTTTCTCCTGGCACATCCTGAAGGAGGGTTGA
- a CDS encoding STAS/SEC14 domain-containing protein — translation MTTSTSHGLQIESLTLAPMPVVRVTARGTLTHDDYVAFMPQLDAAFAEQTGDRLRLLFDARELQGWELRAALDDFKVVMSHGRQVERMALVTNARWIELLSNIGKLLLAGEMRHFHNRSEAEAWISA, via the coding sequence ATGACGACTTCCACCAGCCACGGCCTTCAGATCGAGTCGTTGACGTTGGCTCCCATGCCCGTGGTTCGCGTCACCGCCCGGGGCACTCTCACCCACGACGACTACGTCGCTTTCATGCCCCAACTGGATGCGGCGTTTGCGGAACAGACCGGTGATCGCCTGCGCTTGCTGTTTGATGCCCGCGAGCTTCAGGGGTGGGAACTGCGCGCCGCGCTCGACGACTTCAAGGTGGTGATGAGCCACGGCCGCCAGGTGGAGCGGATGGCCTTGGTCACCAACGCCCGTTGGATCGAGTTGCTCAGCAACATCGGCAAGCTGCTGCTCGCTGGCGAGATGCGTCACTTCCACAATCGCAGCGAGGCGGAAGCCTGGATCAGCGCCTGA
- a CDS encoding ABC transporter permease yields the protein MQYWIPLLGMVLGNTLNAISLGLDTLMERMLSQRAILECALSLGASRWEACRAQVREAIRVAMIPTINSMMVMGLVSLPGMMTGQILEGAMPSAAVRHQIVILFMIASATALGVTAIVALA from the coding sequence GTGCAGTATTGGATTCCGCTCCTGGGCATGGTGTTGGGTAACACGCTCAATGCGATCTCACTCGGACTCGACACGTTGATGGAGCGAATGCTGAGTCAACGCGCCATTCTTGAATGCGCACTTTCACTCGGTGCCAGTCGCTGGGAAGCCTGCAGAGCGCAGGTGCGAGAAGCCATTCGTGTGGCGATGATTCCCACCATCAATTCGATGATGGTGATGGGCCTGGTGAGCCTGCCTGGAATGATGACAGGCCAGATTCTTGAGGGGGCGATGCCTTCAGCCGCAGTGCGCCATCAAATCGTGATTCTGTTCATGATTGCTTCGGCCACAGCCCTTGGCGTCACTGCGATTGTCGCCCTCGCCTAA
- a CDS encoding aspartate carbamoyltransferase: MASCPVIERDHRCDPQRFERLGPDVYGSSHPQSLLNAVQENGDALLDLADQHVISIRPFRADSLLQLFRLAAKFESNPNRYIAHNHPLRGKVLINAFYEPSTRTRLSFDSAWHRLGGDSINITDRGSTGIAKGESLLDVAHMFNNYGDCVVLRDNQSDAVYQMVEGLRIPIINAGNGIDEHPTQAMADLYTILKWRPELANPSLPEAERIRIGVIGIPSRMRTVRSLLRILAKFPHMVSELVIIHDPATNASGDLFDPGQLEELLEAGLTVRWTSSLRSELPELDVLYINAIAWVGDSYETHGDSFRITHDLPFKPNAIVLHPLARGAELSTCMDTTPHNWYFSQARGAVFLRMALLTCMVERIDRVMDVI, translated from the coding sequence ATGGCCAGTTGTCCTGTGATTGAGCGCGACCACCGCTGCGATCCCCAGCGTTTTGAGCGTCTTGGCCCGGATGTGTACGGATCCAGCCATCCCCAGTCGCTGCTCAATGCGGTGCAGGAGAACGGCGATGCCCTGTTGGATCTCGCCGATCAGCATGTGATCTCGATCCGGCCCTTTCGCGCCGATTCTTTGCTGCAGCTGTTTCGTTTGGCGGCCAAGTTTGAGAGCAATCCCAACCGCTACATCGCCCACAACCACCCCCTGCGCGGCAAGGTGCTGATCAACGCCTTCTATGAACCGAGCACTCGCACCCGCCTCTCCTTCGACAGCGCCTGGCACCGCCTGGGCGGCGATTCGATCAACATCACCGATCGTGGCTCCACCGGGATCGCCAAGGGGGAATCGCTCCTGGATGTCGCCCACATGTTCAACAACTACGGCGACTGCGTGGTGCTGCGCGACAACCAGTCGGATGCCGTGTATCAGATGGTGGAGGGATTGCGGATTCCAATCATCAACGCCGGCAACGGCATCGATGAACATCCCACCCAGGCGATGGCCGATCTCTACACGATCCTCAAATGGCGGCCTGAGCTGGCCAATCCCTCTCTGCCTGAAGCGGAACGCATTCGTATCGGTGTGATCGGAATCCCCAGCCGGATGCGCACGGTGCGCTCATTGCTGCGCATCCTCGCCAAATTCCCCCATATGGTGTCGGAGCTGGTGATCATTCACGACCCCGCCACCAATGCCAGTGGGGATCTGTTTGATCCCGGCCAGCTGGAGGAGTTGCTGGAGGCGGGGCTGACGGTGCGCTGGACCTCCAGCCTGCGGAGCGAATTGCCCGAGCTGGATGTGCTCTACATCAACGCGATCGCCTGGGTGGGCGACAGCTACGAGACCCACGGTGATTCCTTTCGGATCACCCATGATCTGCCGTTCAAGCCCAACGCCATCGTGTTGCATCCGCTCGCCCGTGGTGCGGAGTTGAGCACCTGCATGGACACCACGCCCCATAACTGGTATTTCTCGCAGGCGCGCGGTGCGGTGTTTTTGCGCATGGCGTTGCTCACCTGCATGGTGGAGCGCATCGACCGCGTCATGGATGTGATCTGA
- the asnB gene encoding asparagine synthase (glutamine-hydrolyzing), producing the protein MCGIGGVFSAQAHQRVDPQLLVNMAAIQEHRGPDGFGYRSLDDAGVGFCHARLSIIDLNETRARQPFLSEAAGPGARLLMAHNGEFYDFQRIRADLTARGVRFDSKSDSEILLRLYEQQGLEATLPQLRGEFAFAIYDEADDALHLVRDRFGIKPQYWALTPAGLVFGSELKVLFAHPAVERRFTSEGLFHQLMQTMVPGTTAFAGVHQVPPGHGITVRRRDGQLTVEHWKYWDLDFPRQGERDASITEQEHIDAIRAALLDAVELRMVADVPVGCYLSGGIDSCSILGLAAAVSQNPVKAFTIGFDDARYDESPIAREMAEATGAEQDLMRLSGKELYGWMERTLWHTERTIYNTLAVAKFLMSRHVNAVDYKVVMTGEGSDELFGGYPAFRRDMFLHGFNDLPEAERRSWEDLLQQSNALVQGAMLAADQVDDPDLDAVVGFTPSCLQPWLACAPLVPDLLSEPHRQALEGYAPGKAIAATLDADQLEGRHALDKAQYVWIKTMLEGQILTWGGDRVDMAHSMEARPAFLDHHLAAAAVQVPPELRIKGKTEKYVLREAMAGLLPEVLYKREKFAFMAPPAHTEPDKWNQMRQLADDYLSDAAIAEAGLLSAEGVRDLFARHEDPATTDADRVQMDALINHLLGVQMLHRMFIATDVPAQARQKADALGWHV; encoded by the coding sequence ATGTGTGGAATCGGAGGGGTGTTCAGCGCCCAGGCCCATCAGCGCGTCGATCCCCAGCTGCTGGTGAACATGGCCGCGATCCAGGAGCATCGTGGTCCGGACGGCTTCGGCTACCGCAGCCTTGACGATGCCGGCGTCGGCTTCTGCCATGCCCGCCTCTCGATCATCGACCTCAACGAGACGCGGGCCCGCCAGCCCTTCCTGAGCGAGGCCGCCGGCCCCGGGGCGCGGCTGCTGATGGCCCACAACGGCGAGTTCTACGACTTCCAGCGCATCCGCGCTGATCTCACCGCCCGCGGCGTGCGTTTCGACAGCAAGAGCGATTCAGAAATCCTGCTGCGCCTCTATGAACAGCAGGGGCTTGAAGCCACCCTGCCGCAGCTGCGCGGCGAATTCGCCTTCGCGATCTACGACGAAGCCGACGATGCCCTGCATCTGGTGCGGGATCGCTTCGGAATCAAGCCCCAGTATTGGGCGCTGACGCCGGCGGGCTTGGTGTTCGGCTCCGAGCTGAAGGTGCTGTTTGCCCATCCGGCCGTGGAGCGGCGTTTCACCTCCGAGGGCCTGTTCCACCAGCTCATGCAGACGATGGTGCCGGGCACCACCGCCTTCGCCGGTGTGCACCAGGTGCCACCCGGTCATGGCATCACCGTGCGTCGCCGCGATGGCCAGCTCACGGTGGAGCACTGGAAATACTGGGATCTTGATTTCCCCAGGCAGGGGGAGCGCGACGCTTCCATCACCGAGCAGGAGCACATCGACGCGATCCGGGCCGCCCTGCTGGACGCGGTGGAGCTGCGCATGGTGGCCGACGTGCCGGTGGGCTGCTACCTCTCCGGCGGCATCGACAGCTGCTCGATCCTCGGGCTGGCGGCGGCGGTGAGTCAGAACCCGGTGAAGGCGTTCACGATCGGCTTCGATGACGCCCGCTATGACGAATCGCCGATCGCCCGGGAGATGGCGGAGGCGACCGGCGCCGAACAGGACCTGATGCGTTTGTCAGGGAAGGAGCTTTATGGCTGGATGGAGCGCACCCTCTGGCACACCGAACGCACGATCTACAACACCCTGGCGGTGGCGAAATTTCTGATGAGCCGCCATGTGAATGCCGTGGATTACAAGGTGGTGATGACCGGAGAGGGCTCCGATGAGCTCTTCGGGGGCTATCCCGCCTTCCGCCGCGACATGTTTCTGCATGGTTTCAACGACCTGCCGGAGGCGGAGCGACGCAGCTGGGAAGATCTGCTGCAGCAGTCGAATGCCCTGGTGCAGGGCGCGATGTTGGCGGCGGATCAGGTGGATGATCCCGATCTCGATGCGGTGGTGGGCTTCACCCCCAGCTGCCTGCAGCCCTGGCTGGCCTGCGCTCCTCTCGTGCCCGACCTGCTGTCGGAGCCCCATCGCCAGGCGCTCGAGGGCTATGCGCCCGGCAAGGCGATCGCCGCCACCCTCGATGCCGATCAGCTCGAGGGGCGCCACGCCCTCGACAAGGCCCAATACGTGTGGATCAAGACCATGCTCGAGGGCCAGATCCTCACCTGGGGTGGCGATCGGGTGGACATGGCCCATTCGATGGAAGCGAGGCCCGCGTTCCTGGATCACCATCTGGCCGCGGCGGCGGTGCAGGTGCCTCCGGAGCTGCGCATCAAGGGCAAAACGGAGAAATATGTGTTACGAGAAGCGATGGCTGGGCTGTTGCCGGAAGTGCTCTACAAGCGCGAGAAATTCGCCTTCATGGCCCCTCCAGCCCACACCGAGCCCGACAAGTGGAACCAGATGCGGCAGCTGGCCGACGACTACCTCAGTGATGCGGCGATCGCCGAGGCCGGCCTGCTCAGCGCCGAGGGGGTGCGCGACCTGTTCGCCCGCCATGAGGATCCCGCCACCACCGATGCCGATCGGGTGCAGATGGATGCCCTGATCAACCATCTGCTCGGGGTGCAGATGCTGCATCGCATGTTCATTGCCACCGATGTTCCCGCCCAAGCGCGCCAGAAAGCTGATGCCCTCGGCTGGCACGTGTGA